The following are from one region of the Sulfurimicrobium lacus genome:
- a CDS encoding bacteriohemerythrin, with protein MSFINWSDIYSVGDPTLDGHHQKLFDIVNQLHDELLGHHREEAVANTIKALLDYSHYHFAEEERVMKAVGFPEYEGHKAVHEMIIRKLQDYEHNKAAGDRESTGELYTFLLSDWLWKHILEMDKKMAPYILGHSHKPGN; from the coding sequence ATGTCATTTATCAACTGGTCGGATATCTACAGTGTTGGCGACCCGACCCTGGACGGCCATCATCAAAAGCTCTTCGACATCGTCAATCAATTACACGACGAACTGCTCGGTCACCATCGCGAAGAAGCTGTCGCCAACACCATCAAGGCGCTGCTCGACTACTCTCACTACCACTTCGCTGAAGAGGAGCGGGTCATGAAAGCCGTCGGCTTTCCCGAATATGAAGGGCACAAGGCCGTTCACGAGATGATCATCCGCAAACTGCAGGATTACGAGCACAACAAGGCCGCGGGTGACAGGGAATCGACAGGGGAACTTTATACGTTTCTGCTCAGCGACTGGTTGTGGAAACATATTCTCGAGATGGACAAGAAAATGGCCCCCTACATCCTCGGTCACTCACACAAGCCAGGGAATTAG
- a CDS encoding DUF6164 family protein, with protein MSAKLFPLNGVPDDEAEDVRALLAAGGIDFYETPAGNWGISAPAIWLDDESQFAQARALIAEYQRERVLRVRAEYAQQQKEGRNRTIIDVIRENPLRFFGYLAVIFVIVYFSIKPFLDIGK; from the coding sequence ATGTCGGCTAAATTATTTCCCCTGAACGGTGTGCCCGATGACGAGGCTGAAGACGTGCGTGCCTTGTTGGCAGCCGGCGGAATCGATTTTTACGAAACCCCGGCGGGAAACTGGGGCATCTCGGCGCCGGCGATCTGGCTCGACGACGAAAGCCAGTTCGCGCAAGCGCGGGCGCTTATCGCCGAGTACCAGCGCGAGCGTGTTCTCAGGGTGAGGGCGGAATACGCGCAGCAGCAAAAAGAGGGCCGCAACCGGACCATCATCGACGTGATCCGGGAAAATCCCTTGCGGTTTTTTGGCTATCTGGCGGTGATCTTTGTTATCGTTTATTTTTCCATCAAGCCGTTCCTGGATATCGGAAAATAG
- a CDS encoding RNA-binding S4 domain-containing protein yields the protein MQQIEFILTREFVELDNLLKLTGACDSGGMGKTLVASGEVSVDGKLELRKTCKIRAGQVVTLGDVQISVLGPAEKP from the coding sequence ATGCAACAAATTGAATTTATCCTGACCCGCGAGTTTGTCGAACTGGACAATCTGCTTAAATTGACCGGCGCCTGCGATAGCGGAGGCATGGGGAAAACGCTGGTGGCTAGCGGTGAAGTGTCGGTGGACGGCAAGCTGGAGTTGCGCAAGACCTGCAAGATTCGTGCAGGTCAGGTAGTCACGCTGGGCGACGTGCAGATCAGTGTGCTTGGACCAGCGGAAAAGCCCTAA